One Nerophis lumbriciformis linkage group LG21, RoL_Nlum_v2.1, whole genome shotgun sequence DNA segment encodes these proteins:
- the LOC133621003 gene encoding histone-lysine N-methyltransferase SETDB1-B-like, with translation MKMEDQLEMMSQFQEPRAKRKMMAIENMPESGPSTSGFPYDRAHLKYGLSKRVEVSLFRLPEYKISALRPPTPPQFYSEDESLSSSNSGLHDRQEDSSDSDYSSSKTPKAKANSLEHTPIIDSSVFAYTPQETLKTRPELPEEEIKADMVVLAKKKNLRWHRGQIVEVVIKEDGRLKYKVIFEEKGKSLVSGHHIAFETMPKLEQLYVGARVVVKCQDDTTLFRAGILAELPCRKNRLRFLVFLDNHKPIYVGLTLFHLVCRPLPEPVEDIQDEAHRSFMAQYLRDWPYPHLTQYKPGQTASVEFNDEYHKCKVELVDSSLIQVLFKFDQHKEWIHRGSIRLEHMPRFLELRRREADAGED, from the exons ATGAAGATGGAGGATCAGTTGGAGATGATGTCACAATTCCAAGAGCCCAGGGCAAAGAGAAAAATGATGGCAATTG aAAATATGCCTGAGTCAGGTCCTTCCACCAGTGGATTTCCTTACGACAGGGCACATCTGAAATACGGCTTATCAAAAAGGGTAGAGGTTTCTTTGTTCAGGCTTCCTGAATATAAGATCAGCGCCCTTCGACCACCGACGCCGCCACAGTTCTACAGTGAAGATGAATCGCTGAGCAGCTCTAATTCTGGTCTTCACGACCGACAAGAAGACTCGAGTGATTCTGATTATTCGTCTTCAAAGACTCCAAAAGCTAAAGCCAACAGTCTTG AGCATACCCCTATAATTGATTCATCGGTGTTTGCCTACACTCCTCAAGAAACCCTTAAGACTCGTCCTGAACTTCCCGAAGAAGAGATCAAGGCGGACATGGTTGTGCTAGCCAAAAAGAAGAACTTGAGATGGCATCGAGGTCAGATTGTGGAGGTTGTTATAAAGG AAGACGGACGATTGAAGTACAAAGTCATTTTCGAAGAAAAAGGAAAGAGTCTGGTCTCGGGCCACCATATTGCTTTTGAAACCATGCCAAAACTGGAGCAGTTGTATGTTGGCGCTCGTGTTGTGGTCAAGTGTCAAGATGACACAACTCTGTTCAGAGCTGGTATCCTGGCAGAGCTCCCCTGCAGAAAGAACCGTCTCAG GTTTTTGGTGTTCCTGGACAACCACAAGCCCATCTATGTTGGCCTAACATTATTTCACCTCGTGTGCAGACCAT TACCAGAACCTGTAGAGGACATCCAGGACGAAGCTCACAGAAGTTTTATGGCTCAATACTTAAGGGATTGGCCTTACCCTCATCTAACCCAGTACAAGCCTGGCCAGACTGCCTCTGTGGAGTTTAATGACGAGTATCACAAGTGCAAGGTGGAGCTGGTGGACTCCAGCTTGATACAGGTGTTGTTTAAG TTTGATCAGCACAAAGAGTGGATTCACCGTGGCTCCATACGGCTAGAACATATGCCAAGatttttggaactgaggagaagAGAAGCAGACGCCGGTGAAGACTGA